Proteins encoded within one genomic window of Triticum aestivum cultivar Chinese Spring chromosome 2D, IWGSC CS RefSeq v2.1, whole genome shotgun sequence:
- the LOC123051811 gene encoding uncharacterized protein yields the protein MANVAEHRVQMRAAPPASKVVPAAPEKGLNRFVHSIAPMERVGSALGTLAFTWATVVVLSGYPTVLHVLDFWFATAIIFLEGLRMFSRSNRVDYQLFFRTRGAIKSIGSNELSLFVCFSNVLVCMIIRNNYASTHIRPWLVAILAIGPFLCLRLLPSNPLRKAASLWSPMVAVLLLYPLLRHSIDATDEGNLIIRKLSFRNSTAKWTLYLVLLAVVLLQTISRLQFQSISKLVDRAPGNKIVFWRQVVLNLCMFATAMMLMFTFHGYTKFTIASLDIMALVIVSFGNLQIPAAVLRIVLGLLGGLKVDDHYKENLGDMKNLVPSLYIFYGMLLGQGILYTIAGILEIFSFILRRSLARQAGFSGPQGVEYVNSYYAYVFNKCMKGAVLAPEKISLITFAVESLNSDSPKKQLSGVKMLDNVLKKEILKTKAISELTTSTKTVACLVNMLGWTSERDKDVRLFATKVFAELADNLRIVSVPGAMQLIGSLLDTAHESKERDPLGVDSPEPKQDNLIQQVGGNEQSSRVIKWLKKTAKYCFIPRDEPRNMDEPKPHIFRFWKKSVPKEEPSKDQDLLPVLGMLILDKLASFDLENCIEICRDPGLTTKVIEFTSNRPNMTYSNETHKTLLKRSSLKLLCRLAKTKGKIGVTMRQNISEHPFLLSNLVEILDNNDSSHELREITTELIKNIAMEENIKEEIGHIPVIISRLMDAFLSQSALSRTDSAQLLQMTSGQALAVPAMESANNCLIMLAEPHSFIKELTVMIHGDRYRYVASSLLQNMCVHVRPELGNSDLKEISYILREVLEGIMDAEGTELEVLVGLSSQICNVIPGDFARELEHGQIKERFIKRLVDALNSNMIPTAHCPGIRRAIVEHTICMMECNPEYAGCFKECWMMEALLMMERTPSRAEKYRFFSGDAGLMEHSITLSALVARAKELMDHE from the exons GATGTTCAGTCGCAGCAACAGGGTAGACTACCAACTGTTCTTCCGTACGAGAGGTGCTATAAAGTCTATTGGCAGTAATGAGCTGAGCTTGTTCGTATGTTTCTCCAATGTTCTGGTGTGCATGATTATAAGGAACAACTATGCATCAACACACATACGACCTTGGTTGGTGGCAATACTTGCGATTGGCCCATTTCTATGTCTAAGACTACTCCCATCCAATCCGCTACGCAAAGCAGCGTCATTATGGAGCCCGATGGTTGCAGTTCTGTTGCTTTATCCCCTGTTACGCCATAGTATTGATGCTACTGATGAAGGCAATTTAATCATTCGCaaactcagtttcagaaactcaaCTGCCAAGTGGACACTGTACCTGGTACTACTTGCTGTTGTGCTCCTACAGACAATCAGCAGGTTGCAGTTCCAAAGTATCTCCAAACTAGTAGACCGGGCTCCCGGCAACAAAATAGTATTTTGGCGGCAAGTTGTTCTGAATTTATGCATGTTTGCTACGGCAATGATGTTAATGTTCACTTTTCATGGCTACACTAAATTCACCATTGCCTCGCTAGACATAATGGCCCTAGTGATAGTGTCATTTGGCAACCTTCAGATCCCAGCAGCAGTATTGCGCATCGTGCTGGGACTCTTGGGCGGCCTTAAAGTCGATGACCACTACAAGGAAAACCTTGGGGACATGAAAAATCTTGTGCCATCTCTCTACATCTTTTATGGGATGCTGCTTGGCCAAGGAATACTCTATACCATTGCCGGCATACTTGAGATTTTTTCATTCATCTTACGGAGATCACTAGCCCGCCAGGCTGGATTTAGCGGTCCCCAGGGAGTGGAATATGTCAATTCATACTATGCATATGTCTTCAACAAATGCATGAAAGGGGCTGTGCTTGCTCCAGAGAAGATTAGCCTCATCACATTTGCAGTGGAATCTTTAAATTCAGACTCACCCAAGAAGCAACTCTCTGGGGTTAAGATGTTGGACAATGTTCTGAAAAAGGAGATCTTAAAGACTAAAGCTATATCAGAACTTACCACCTCCACAAAAACAGTGGCCTGCTTGGTTAACATGTTGGGCTGGACAAGTGAAAGGGATAAAGATGTTAGATTATTTGCCACGAAGGTCTTTGCTGAGCTCGCAGATAACCTCCGAATTGTCTCTGTCCCTGGGGCAATGCAGCTCATAGGCTCACTTTTGGACACTGCCCACGAATCGAAAGAAAGGGATCCTCTAGGCGTTGATAGCCCCGAGCCAAAACAAGATAACTTGATTCAGCAAGTTGGTGGAAATGAACAGAGCTCCCGGGTGATTAAATGGTTGAAGAAGACGGCAAAATATTGTTTCATTCCGAGGGATGAGCCACGTAACATGGATGAACCAAAGCCCCATATATTCAGATTCTGGAAAAAGTCTGTTCCAAAGGAGGAGCCATCGAAAGATCAAGATCTCCTCCCGGTACTGGGCATGTTAATTCTTGACAAGCTTGCTAGCTTTGATCTCGAGAATTGTATAGAAATCTGCAGAGACCCTGGTCTAACCACAAAGGTTATAGAGTTCACAAGCAATAGACCCAACATGACATATAGTAATGAGACACACAAGACACTGCTGAAACGTTCATCACTGAAGCTACTTTGCAGACTTGCAAAGACTAAAGGGAAAATTGGTGTAACTATGCGTCAGAATATTTCAGAACATCCCTTCCTTTTGAGCAATCTTGTGGAGATCTTGGATAACAATGATAGCAGCCATGAACTGAGGGAGATCACAACAGAACTCATTAAGAACATTGCCATGGAGGAAAATATAAAGGAGGAGATCGGACACATCCCAGTGATCATTAGCAGGTTGATGGATGCATTTCTCAGCCAAAGTGCTCTCTCAAGAACAGATTCAGCTCAGTTGCTACAAATGACCTCCGGGCAAGCATTGGCAGTTCCGGCAATGGAGAGTGCGAACAACTGCTTAATTATGTTAGCGGAACCACACTCATTCATCAAGGAACTCACAGTTATGATCCATGGTGACAGGTACAGGTACGTAGCTTCGAGCCTGTTGCAGAATATGTGTGTGCATGTTCGACCTGAGCTTGGCAACTCGGACCTGAAGGAAATCTCCTACATTCTGAGAGAG GTGCTGGAAGGAATAATGGATGCAGAAGGGACTGAACTGGAGGTCCTTGTTGGCCTTAGTTCACAAATATGTAATGTCATTCCTGGCGATTTTGCACGAGAACTAGAGCATGGTCAGATCAAGGAAAGATTCATAAAGAGACTTGTCGACGCACTTAACTCAAATATGATACCCACTGCTCATTGTCCTGGAATCAGAAGGGCGATAGTTGAACATACCATATGCATGATGGAGTGTAATCCTGAGTACGCCGGCTGTTTCAAGGAATGTTGGATGATGGAAGCACTGCTAATGATGGAGCGTACACCTTCAAGGGCTGAAAAGTACAGGTTCTTCTCGGGTGATGCAGGACTCATGGAGCACAGCATAACTCTATCTGCACTTGTGGCTAGAGCAAAAGAACTGATGGACCATGAGTAG